A genomic stretch from Dissulfurispira thermophila includes:
- a CDS encoding DNA methyltransferase — translation MFTEKEILCELKISRTTLWRLKKKGLPCIKIGSSYRYNKSDVLDWIANNQQDKYLIDYFDTQQTSENLELQFSYQPTDSTISFNGYKKIKHSYKITIPYLLKHNEEHLNKLFTTHELNEFQQMLSGFNGKIQDDEAVRIFSNAYITILKKRHQTEHAEYDSKLDKFLTTTNNNLKIIWGDCFKALKKMKSESIHLMVTSPPYYNAREYSQWENLHAYLDDMRIIIRESYRVLDNHRVWVFNIGDVFDNDNLKTKSVWGKRRLPLGAYFIKIFEEEGFEFVDDIIWDKGEVESQRHKNSGINYPFYQYPVNCYEHILIFHKHRLDTNRIPCPICGSLNVNGNTQSEIGVQSWECKNDKCLERSPHNRGKRFSLRSNMMQDASKRISENYIDEFTIAKWRRDIVKFPPVIKIDKNGNNRVGHSAPFPKDIPEMAIKYFSYAGEKVLDPFAGSFTTAIVAKKLGRIGIGIEINKQMFESVIKKRISEEFNGEIELEEFTL, via the coding sequence ATGTTTACAGAAAAAGAAATACTATGTGAATTGAAAATTTCAAGAACAACATTATGGAGATTAAAGAAAAAAGGGTTGCCATGCATTAAAATCGGCTCATCATATAGATACAACAAGTCAGATGTGCTGGACTGGATTGCAAATAATCAACAAGACAAATATTTAATAGATTATTTTGACACACAGCAAACATCTGAGAATCTCGAGCTACAATTTTCATATCAGCCTACTGATTCAACAATATCTTTCAATGGATATAAAAAAATAAAACATAGCTATAAAATAACAATTCCATATCTATTAAAGCATAATGAAGAACACTTAAACAAACTCTTTACGACTCACGAACTGAATGAATTTCAACAAATGCTGTCAGGATTTAACGGTAAAATCCAAGATGATGAGGCTGTAAGGATATTTTCAAATGCATATATTACAATCCTCAAGAAAAGGCATCAAACTGAACATGCAGAATATGACTCTAAGCTCGATAAATTTTTAACTACCACTAATAATAATCTCAAAATAATATGGGGCGATTGTTTTAAAGCTCTAAAGAAAATGAAATCAGAGTCAATACATTTAATGGTAACCTCTCCGCCATATTACAATGCAAGGGAGTATTCTCAATGGGAAAATCTACACGCATATCTTGATGACATGCGAATAATAATCAGAGAATCATATCGTGTGCTGGATAACCATAGGGTCTGGGTGTTTAATATTGGAGATGTGTTTGATAATGACAATCTTAAAACCAAATCAGTTTGGGGCAAGAGAAGACTTCCTCTCGGAGCTTATTTTATTAAAATTTTTGAAGAAGAAGGTTTTGAATTTGTAGATGATATAATATGGGATAAAGGAGAGGTTGAAAGCCAGAGACATAAAAATAGTGGGATAAACTATCCATTTTATCAATATCCAGTTAATTGCTATGAGCATATTTTAATTTTTCATAAACATAGATTAGATACAAACAGAATTCCTTGTCCTATTTGTGGTTCATTAAATGTAAATGGCAATACACAATCTGAAATAGGTGTTCAAAGTTGGGAATGTAAAAATGACAAATGTCTTGAAAGGAGCCCTCATAATAGAGGGAAAAGATTTTCATTGAGGTCAAATATGATGCAAGATGCATCAAAAAGAATCTCTGAAAACTACATTGATGAATTTACTATAGCAAAATGGCGTAGAGACATAGTTAAGTTTCCACCAGTAATAAAAATAGACAAAAACGGAAATAATAGAGTGGGTCACAGCGCACCATTTCCAAAAGACATTCCAGAAATGGCTATAAAATATTTCTCTTATGCTGGGGAAAAGGTTTTAGACCCGTTTGCTGGAAGTTTCACAACAGCAATTGTAGCAAAAAAACTTGGTCGCATTGGTATAGGGATCGAGATAAATAAACAGATGTTTGAGTCTGTTATTAAAAAACGGATTTCTGAAGAATTTAACGGTGAAATTGAATTAGAAGAGTTTACTCTTTAG
- a CDS encoding DNA polymerase ligase N-terminal domain-containing protein codes for MSRKKNIAFPDEKMYPDFMPIFVVHEHYARHHHFDFRLEMEGVLKSWAVPKGPSMNPSDKRLAIMVEDHSLEYGSFEGTIPEGQYGAGTVVIWDSGTYKLISGTIDSGRIEVELNGKKLNGIFMLVKMKGKDKEWLLMKKRDKK; via the coding sequence ATGTCAAGAAAAAAAAATATTGCATTCCCTGATGAAAAAATGTATCCTGATTTTATGCCAATATTTGTTGTTCATGAGCATTATGCAAGACATCATCATTTTGATTTCAGACTTGAAATGGAAGGTGTCTTGAAATCATGGGCAGTGCCGAAGGGTCCATCCATGAATCCTTCAGATAAAAGACTTGCCATAATGGTGGAAGACCATTCCCTTGAATATGGCTCTTTTGAAGGGACAATTCCTGAAGGACAATATGGTGCTGGCACTGTTGTTATATGGGACAGCGGGACTTATAAATTGATCAGTGGGACTATTGATTCTGGAAGGATTGAAGTTGAGTTAAATGGCAAAAAGCTGAATGGTATTTTTATGCTTGTGAAGATGAAGGGTAAAGATAAAGAATGGTTGTTGATGAAAAAGAGAGATAAAAAATGA
- a CDS encoding ArsR/SmtB family transcription factor yields MKEITEIFKLLSDESKLRILMLLTKRRLCVCQIMGVLNMSQPLVSRNLSLLSKAGFLSGTREGKLIFYSINKKPSKENMLTLSMLKKLLKNNKTLLRDVKSLKECEDFQKKTGKCDMETFKAFMGQKAKKKNGGRHA; encoded by the coding sequence ATGAAAGAAATTACTGAAATATTCAAGTTGCTGTCAGATGAGTCAAAGCTCAGAATACTCATGCTGCTCACAAAAAGACGGTTGTGTGTATGCCAGATAATGGGCGTGCTTAACATGTCGCAGCCCCTTGTATCGAGAAATCTTTCCCTTTTATCAAAGGCTGGTTTTCTTTCTGGCACAAGAGAAGGCAAATTGATTTTCTACAGCATCAATAAAAAGCCCAGCAAAGAAAATATGCTTACCTTATCAATGTTAAAGAAACTTTTAAAAAATAATAAAACCCTATTAAGAGATGTCAAATCCTTAAAAGAATGCGAAGATTTTCAGAAAAAAACAGGTAAGTGTGATATGGAGACATTCAAGGCATTTATGGGACAAAAAGCAAAAAAGAAAAATGGAGGGCGTCATGCATAA
- a CDS encoding TolC family protein, with product MHKVSSIGQHNWLLSTICYLLLSSALMLYFLSPSVSFASEKQISLSDAVKTALENNHEILAFKNSLYAQKEDIGIARSFLLPKITFQERYMRTNNPTYSFMAKLNQERFAQSDFEITSLNNPKSINDFQTSLSFEQPVFMRKANIGIDISKREFSAKAEEFIRKKEDIAFRVVQTYLMVQTAKEHVKVAELALEDAKEHLRIAEQRYKTGLGLYSDTLRASTSVTDAEQKLTSAKKNLNVAKRALGVLLGMSESIDSTDEKVDFLVMDIDYYTNAALSRKDIKSLEMHHENAKNSIKIAESGYLPYIGIGGSYQLNDHKKPFGSEGDSWQITAFLRWELFDGTKREYERSKAKYKALETEEYLNNIKKAVTFKVYEAYLGVEEARKNLELSKAALKTAEEGKRLVEIRYKNALSPIVDLMDAQVSLDHARANLVAKENEYRLAVVNLSYESGTILKDLRIEQ from the coding sequence ATGCATAAAGTGTCAAGCATCGGGCAGCATAATTGGCTATTATCCACTATCTGCTATCTATTACTATCATCTGCTCTTATGCTCTATTTTCTATCGCCCTCTGTTAGCTTTGCATCTGAAAAACAGATTTCACTTTCAGATGCTGTTAAAACTGCTCTTGAAAACAATCACGAGATATTGGCATTTAAAAACTCCCTTTATGCTCAAAAAGAAGATATAGGGATTGCACGAAGCTTCTTACTTCCAAAGATAACATTTCAAGAGAGATATATGAGGACAAATAATCCGACTTATTCTTTTATGGCAAAGCTCAACCAGGAACGATTTGCTCAGTCAGATTTTGAAATAACATCACTGAACAATCCAAAATCAATAAATGATTTCCAGACATCCCTTTCATTTGAACAACCTGTGTTCATGAGAAAAGCAAATATTGGCATTGATATATCAAAAAGAGAATTCTCTGCAAAGGCTGAAGAATTTATAAGGAAAAAAGAAGATATAGCCTTTAGGGTTGTTCAAACATATCTAATGGTACAAACTGCAAAGGAACATGTTAAGGTTGCAGAACTGGCACTGGAGGATGCAAAAGAGCATTTGCGAATAGCAGAACAAAGGTATAAAACAGGTCTTGGCCTTTATTCAGACACTCTGAGGGCATCAACATCTGTTACAGATGCAGAACAAAAGCTCACCAGTGCAAAGAAAAATCTGAATGTTGCAAAAAGGGCGCTTGGAGTACTTCTTGGGATGTCAGAATCTATTGACTCAACAGATGAAAAAGTCGATTTCTTAGTGATGGATATAGATTACTACACAAATGCAGCTCTATCACGAAAAGACATCAAATCCCTCGAAATGCATCACGAAAATGCAAAAAATAGCATAAAGATTGCAGAATCAGGCTATCTGCCATATATAGGCATAGGCGGCTCATATCAGTTGAATGACCATAAAAAGCCATTTGGCTCTGAAGGCGATAGCTGGCAGATTACGGCATTTTTAAGATGGGAATTGTTTGATGGCACAAAAAGAGAATATGAGCGGTCAAAGGCAAAATATAAGGCATTAGAAACAGAAGAATACCTTAATAACATTAAAAAGGCAGTAACATTTAAGGTGTATGAGGCATATCTTGGAGTAGAAGAGGCAAGGAAAAATCTTGAATTATCAAAGGCTGCATTAAAAACAGCAGAAGAGGGCAAAAGACTTGTAGAGATCAGATATAAAAATGCACTATCACCAATTGTGGATTTAATGGATGCACAGGTAAGCCTTGATCATGCAAGGGCAAATCTCGTAGCAAAGGAGAATGAATACAGGCTTGCAGTGGTTAATCTGAGCTATGAAAGCGGAACCATATTGAAAGATTTAAGAATAGAGCAGTGA
- a CDS encoding efflux RND transporter periplasmic adaptor subunit yields the protein MAYLTSRQIRQKHRKIVVAIALLLYCSVALIGCNDKVKPGTVEVKRQVVTGVTLAEVHPVEVDEYYETSGTVKAKNISVIASRVMGTVTSIKVKEGDRVSSGQVLMTVDDRDIAQRVKAAEKSVEAARQNKSLMDITYQRYKMLYDDKAISQQEIDQIETQKKVADMEYERAMAMLAEAQVQHGFTRITAPVSGIVTEKKIELGSMAIPGVPIFTIEDNSYYRVEANVDERLLGKLRIGMPINVIIESLSQETTGKISEIIPSVDPMSRTFLIKVDLKMPSLKTGIYSKVLIPEGKKEAILVPQKAVVEKGQLTGVYVADEHGVITYRLIKTGKKYGDQIEVLSGLSGGERIIVDAVEKAVDGGIIK from the coding sequence ATGGCATATTTAACATCAAGACAAATAAGGCAAAAACATAGAAAAATAGTAGTTGCTATTGCTCTGTTGCTCTATTGCTCTGTTGCCCTGATTGGCTGCAATGATAAGGTCAAGCCCGGCACCGTGGAGGTAAAAAGGCAGGTCGTTACAGGGGTGACATTGGCTGAAGTTCATCCCGTTGAGGTAGATGAATACTATGAAACATCAGGCACTGTCAAGGCAAAAAATATAAGTGTCATTGCAAGTAGAGTGATGGGAACTGTTACATCCATAAAGGTGAAAGAAGGTGATAGGGTTAGCTCAGGACAGGTGCTAATGACTGTAGATGACAGAGATATTGCTCAAAGGGTAAAGGCAGCAGAAAAGTCAGTTGAGGCTGCAAGACAAAACAAATCACTTATGGACATAACATATCAGAGATATAAAATGCTTTATGATGACAAGGCAATATCACAGCAAGAGATAGACCAGATAGAGACACAAAAAAAGGTCGCTGATATGGAATATGAAAGGGCAATGGCAATGCTTGCAGAGGCACAAGTGCAGCATGGATTTACAAGAATAACTGCACCAGTGTCAGGAATAGTAACAGAGAAAAAAATAGAATTGGGTAGCATGGCTATCCCAGGTGTGCCAATCTTTACTATAGAAGATAACTCATACTACAGGGTAGAGGCAAATGTTGATGAGAGGCTTCTTGGAAAATTGAGGATAGGAATGCCTATTAATGTAATAATTGAGTCCCTTAGCCAAGAGACAACCGGCAAAATATCAGAAATCATTCCTTCAGTTGATCCAATGTCAAGGACATTTCTTATTAAGGTTGACTTGAAAATGCCTTCATTAAAAACAGGTATTTATAGCAAGGTCCTCATACCCGAAGGCAAAAAAGAAGCAATACTCGTTCCTCAAAAGGCAGTTGTTGAAAAAGGGCAATTAACTGGGGTTTATGTCGCTGATGAGCATGGGGTGATAACATATCGCCTGATAAAAACAGGGAAAAAATATGGTGACCAGATAGAGGTTTTATCAGGTCTGAGTGGTGGAGAAAGGATAATTGTTGATGCAGTTGAAAAGGCAGTTGATGGAGGAATAATAAAATAA
- a CDS encoding efflux RND transporter permease subunit, with amino-acid sequence MEVIGTAGKIAKTFIKSKLTPLIVIASLILGVFAIIVTPREEEPQIVVPMIDVLVSAPGFSAKEVEERVTKPMEKFLWEIKGVEYIYSISRPGMSMAIVRFYVGEDMEKSLVKLYNKLWSNFDKIPPGVSQPIVKPKSIDDVPILSFTLWSDRYTGYELRRVAVEVADELKKDNDISEFTIIGGQRRQVKISLEPSRLRAYNISPLQITAMLQKANFILPSGAFSTLNKELLVETGGFLKDAQEVGNIVVGIFNGRPIYLREVAKITDAPEEPANYVFMGFGPSAENISNQESGVKNLKNGQYEAVTIAIAKKKGTNATHIAERAIKKIEAIRGSIIPSDIEITTTRNYGDTAKEKSDELLEHMFIAAISVTILIAIALGWRESIVVGVAVPVTLALTILINYMYGYTLNRVTLFALIFSIGILVDDAIVVVENIHRHFKIGSISPETAVLAVDEVGNPTILATFTVIAALLPMAFVSGLMGPYMRPIPVGASSAMLLSLLIAFIISPWLSYIVLKDTKHDDKGEKENKILGALNKVYEKNLRGLLENGKKRIAFFGFVMLLLGAAFILVPLKLVTVKMLPFDNKSELQVIIDMPEGTTLEETAALTRQIGEYLKTVPEVTNYQAYVGTAAPFNFNGLVRHYFMRSGSNTADIQVNFVPKDKRKTQSHDIAKRLRPDIKKIGDNYNAKIKIVEIPPGPPVLSTLVAEIYGPDFNRQIEIARQIKDIFENTKGVVDVDWYVEDEQKKLIFDVDKEKAAYHGIDTEKIAQTLNIALNGASAGLTHIEKDKEPVELYMKAPISQRTGISDLREITVSSPSGVQVPIAELVKVKEGVQDKTIYRKNLKRVVYVIGDVSGSEESPVYAILKMKDAIKKLRLPEGYELKQYSATQPWLEDKYSMKWDGEWHITYEVFRDLGIAFAAVLILIYVMVVGWFKSFITPLVIMAPIPLSLVGILPGHAVMGAFFTATSMIGFIAGAGIVVRNSIILVDFIELKLSEGVPLKEAVIQAGIIRFRPMLLTAAAVVVGSSVILFDPIFQGMAISLMAGEVAATLLSRTMVPVLYYVYKNKSTKE; translated from the coding sequence ATGGAAGTAATAGGTACAGCCGGTAAAATTGCAAAGACATTCATAAAGTCAAAGCTAACTCCTCTCATTGTCATAGCATCATTAATCCTCGGTGTGTTTGCAATTATAGTGACGCCTCGTGAGGAAGAACCTCAAATAGTAGTGCCAATGATAGATGTCCTTGTATCTGCACCGGGATTCTCTGCAAAAGAGGTCGAAGAGCGTGTTACAAAGCCTATGGAGAAATTCCTATGGGAGATAAAGGGTGTTGAGTATATATATTCCATCTCAAGGCCTGGGATGAGCATGGCAATTGTGAGATTTTATGTAGGTGAGGACATGGAAAAAAGCCTCGTCAAGCTCTATAACAAACTATGGTCAAACTTTGACAAGATTCCACCCGGCGTATCTCAACCCATTGTAAAACCAAAATCCATAGATGATGTCCCAATCCTTTCGTTTACTCTATGGAGTGATAGATATACAGGCTATGAATTGAGAAGAGTTGCAGTTGAAGTAGCTGACGAACTAAAAAAAGACAATGATATTTCAGAATTTACTATAATCGGAGGACAGAGAAGACAGGTAAAGATAAGTTTAGAACCTTCACGTTTAAGGGCATATAACATCTCTCCTTTGCAGATAACTGCAATGCTCCAGAAGGCAAATTTTATTCTGCCATCAGGTGCATTTTCTACATTAAACAAGGAATTACTTGTTGAGACAGGAGGATTTCTAAAAGATGCTCAAGAAGTCGGCAACATAGTTGTAGGTATATTTAATGGAAGACCTATATATCTAAGGGAGGTTGCAAAAATAACAGATGCACCTGAGGAGCCCGCAAACTATGTGTTTATGGGATTTGGACCTTCAGCAGAAAATATAAGCAATCAGGAGTCAGGAGTCAAAAATCTAAAAAATGGGCAATATGAGGCTGTAACCATTGCAATCGCAAAGAAAAAGGGCACAAATGCAACACATATTGCAGAAAGGGCGATAAAAAAGATAGAGGCTATAAGAGGAAGTATTATACCTTCAGACATTGAAATCACAACAACAAGAAACTACGGAGATACAGCAAAAGAAAAATCAGATGAACTCCTTGAGCATATGTTCATCGCTGCTATTTCAGTGACAATCCTCATAGCCATTGCACTCGGATGGAGGGAGTCAATAGTCGTTGGCGTTGCAGTACCTGTCACTTTGGCGCTTACAATACTCATTAATTATATGTACGGATATACCCTCAACAGGGTTACTCTCTTTGCACTTATATTTTCAATAGGTATCTTAGTTGATGATGCCATCGTAGTTGTAGAAAATATCCACCGCCATTTTAAAATAGGAAGCATCTCGCCTGAAACAGCGGTTTTGGCGGTTGACGAGGTTGGCAACCCGACGATACTCGCCACCTTTACTGTTATTGCAGCTCTGCTGCCAATGGCTTTTGTTTCAGGCCTCATGGGTCCTTACATGCGCCCAATACCCGTAGGTGCTTCATCTGCAATGCTGCTATCATTGCTCATCGCATTCATCATCAGTCCATGGCTGAGCTATATTGTGCTTAAAGACACCAAACACGATGACAAAGGAGAGAAAGAAAATAAGATACTCGGTGCATTAAACAAGGTCTATGAGAAAAATCTCAGGGGACTCCTTGAAAACGGTAAAAAGAGGATTGCATTTTTTGGGTTTGTCATGCTTTTACTTGGAGCAGCATTCATATTAGTTCCGCTCAAGCTCGTCACTGTAAAGATGTTACCATTTGATAACAAAAGCGAGCTTCAAGTGATTATTGATATGCCTGAAGGGACAACCCTTGAAGAGACTGCTGCATTAACAAGACAGATAGGCGAATATCTCAAAACAGTGCCAGAGGTTACAAACTATCAAGCATATGTTGGGACTGCAGCGCCCTTTAATTTCAATGGTCTTGTGAGACACTATTTCATGCGTTCAGGAAGCAATACTGCAGACATTCAGGTGAACTTTGTCCCTAAAGATAAAAGAAAGACACAAAGCCATGATATTGCAAAAAGGCTAAGGCCTGATATTAAAAAAATAGGTGATAATTACAATGCAAAAATCAAGATAGTAGAAATCCCCCCTGGTCCGCCCGTGCTTAGCACCCTTGTTGCAGAGATATATGGACCTGACTTTAATAGGCAGATTGAAATTGCAAGACAGATTAAAGATATTTTTGAAAACACAAAGGGTGTTGTAGATGTTGACTGGTATGTGGAGGATGAGCAGAAAAAACTGATATTTGATGTTGATAAAGAAAAGGCTGCATATCATGGAATAGACACAGAAAAAATAGCCCAGACACTAAACATAGCCTTAAACGGTGCTTCTGCTGGTCTTACTCACATTGAAAAGGATAAAGAACCAGTAGAACTCTATATGAAGGCTCCAATTTCTCAGAGGACAGGCATAAGTGATTTAAGAGAAATAACAGTATCATCTCCATCAGGGGTTCAGGTGCCTATTGCAGAACTCGTAAAAGTAAAAGAAGGTGTTCAGGACAAGACAATTTATAGAAAAAATCTCAAGAGGGTTGTTTATGTCATAGGTGATGTATCAGGGTCTGAAGAAAGCCCCGTATATGCAATACTGAAGATGAAGGACGCAATAAAAAAGCTCAGACTTCCTGAAGGCTATGAATTAAAGCAATACTCTGCAACACAGCCATGGCTTGAAGATAAATATTCTATGAAGTGGGATGGAGAGTGGCACATTACATATGAGGTATTTAGAGATTTAGGGATAGCATTCGCAGCAGTCCTGATTCTTATATATGTGATGGTTGTTGGTTGGTTTAAGTCATTTATCACCCCACTTGTGATAATGGCTCCGATACCACTTTCATTAGTAGGGATACTGCCAGGACATGCTGTGATGGGAGCATTTTTTACAGCAACATCAATGATAGGGTTTATAGCCGGCGCTGGTATTGTTGTGAGAAATTCGATAATACTCGTTGATTTTATAGAATTAAAGCTTTCAGAAGGGGTGCCGCTGAAGGAAGCAGTTATACAGGCGGGCATAATAAGATTTAGACCCATGCTCCTTACTGCTGCAGCAGTTGTAGTGGGGTCATCTGTAATATTATTTGACCCTATATTCCAGGGCATGGCTATTTCACTGATGGCAGGAGAAGTAGCAGCAACACTGCTTTCGAGGACAATGGTGCCAGTGCTTTATTATGTATATAAAAACAAATCAACGAAGGAATGA
- a CDS encoding YgaP family membrane protein, with protein MYLSQTDSWYLERLIWLVAGIFTLSSAILSVLHSPYWLILTGLVGINLIIFALTGFCLMANILYKLGAKPRLNRVSQN; from the coding sequence ATGTATCTATCACAAACCGATAGTTGGTATCTCGAAAGGCTGATATGGCTCGTTGCTGGGATATTTACACTATCCAGTGCCATATTATCTGTTTTGCACAGCCCCTATTGGCTGATCTTGACAGGGCTTGTAGGTATAAACTTAATTATATTTGCCCTGACAGGATTCTGCCTCATGGCAAATATCCTTTATAAATTAGGGGCAAAACCAAGACTCAATAGGGTTTCACAAAATTAA
- a CDS encoding FmdB family zinc ribbon protein, which produces MRDKDYEFRETHKTAKIGGEYMAVEYICFSCGNHFAISQSAMHNAEDNNCPKCGSANVLKLNPHSLYGLFGGGG; this is translated from the coding sequence GTGAGGGATAAGGATTACGAATTTCGTGAAACCCACAAGACTGCAAAAATAGGAGGTGAATATATGGCAGTAGAATATATATGCTTCTCGTGCGGCAATCACTTTGCTATAAGCCAGTCAGCCATGCACAATGCAGAAGACAACAATTGTCCTAAGTGCGGCAGTGCCAATGTTTTAAAGCTCAATCCTCATAGCCTTTATGGACTCTTCGGCGGAGGCGGCTGA
- a CDS encoding RNA methyltransferase gives MGEDVMKNWKDNIYFVLVEPKESGNIGASARAIKNMGFKNLCLVNPPSVITDEAKWFACNALDVLESAKIFNSLIDAIKDKSIIVGTSRRKGRRRGLFLNVEEGSEWLYDIALSHKVAILFGREDKGLYNEEVEVCGFLITIPTSKEQPSLNLAQSVLIVAYELSKVEYKKSTEDRTQKSRYEKISLIDYEQLAVIYGRISETLKLLEYIPKGDRNLEKKIMQNLKHFIGRSGITDWELKMLHGICSQIEKKCK, from the coding sequence ATGGGTGAAGATGTGATGAAAAACTGGAAAGATAATATTTACTTTGTTCTTGTTGAACCAAAGGAATCAGGTAATATAGGGGCATCTGCAAGGGCAATAAAGAATATGGGATTTAAGAATCTATGCCTTGTGAATCCTCCATCTGTTATTACAGACGAGGCAAAGTGGTTTGCATGTAATGCCCTTGATGTGCTGGAGTCCGCAAAGATCTTTAACAGCCTCATAGATGCTATAAAGGACAAGTCTATTATTGTGGGGACAAGCCGCAGAAAAGGTCGCAGAAGAGGTCTTTTTTTAAATGTGGAGGAAGGATCTGAATGGCTTTATGACATTGCCCTGAGCCATAAAGTAGCCATTTTATTTGGCAGAGAGGATAAAGGGCTATATAATGAAGAAGTCGAAGTGTGCGGATTTCTTATTACTATACCAACAAGTAAGGAACAGCCTTCGTTGAATTTAGCCCAGTCGGTATTGATTGTGGCATATGAGCTTTCAAAAGTAGAATATAAAAAGAGTACAGAGGACAGAACCCAGAAGTCAAGATATGAAAAAATTTCACTAATCGATTATGAACAACTTGCAGTTATATATGGGAGAATATCAGAGACATTAAAACTTCTTGAATATATTCCTAAAGGCGACAGAAATCTTGAGAAGAAGATCATGCAGAACCTGAAGCACTTCATCGGGAGGTCAGGGATTACGGACTGGGAATTGAAGATGCTTCATGGGATATGCTCTCAGATAGAGAAAAAGTGTAAGTGA
- the extJ gene encoding selenite/tellurite reduction operon protein ExtJ: protein MKKILVLLVALVFALGVVGLSFAADVKGTVTKVEGKKITVKDDSGKEHTVTVKDTAGAKAGDKVEIKGGVVTKEGAAPAKKKRAIEGC from the coding sequence ATGAAGAAGATTCTTGTATTATTAGTTGCTCTCGTATTTGCTCTCGGTGTTGTCGGTCTCAGCTTTGCAGCAGATGTAAAAGGCACTGTTACAAAAGTTGAAGGCAAGAAGATAACTGTAAAAGATGACAGCGGCAAGGAGCACACAGTTACAGTTAAAGACACCGCTGGTGCAAAAGCTGGTGATAAGGTTGAGATTAAAGGCGGTGTAGTAACAAAAGAGGGTGCTGCACCTGCAAAGAAGAAAAGGGCAATAGAAGGCTGCTAA